Proteins found in one Halarsenatibacter silvermanii genomic segment:
- the trxA gene encoding thioredoxin, translated as MSEPIEVTDENFEEEVLEADRPVLVDFWASWCGPCKMLAPVIEEIAENYEDELKVCKLNVDDNQETASRFEVMSIPTMIVFNDGEVDNKLVGYMPKGKLLKELELAQ; from the coding sequence ATGAGCGAACCAATAGAAGTAACAGATGAGAATTTTGAAGAGGAAGTGCTGGAGGCTGACAGACCGGTGCTGGTAGATTTTTGGGCATCATGGTGCGGTCCCTGCAAGATGCTGGCTCCGGTGATCGAGGAGATAGCTGAAAACTACGAAGATGAATTGAAAGTTTGCAAATTAAATGTTGATGACAATCAGGAAACAGCTTCCAGATTCGAAGTTATGAGCATCCCTACCATGATTGTGTTCAACGACGGCGAAGTTGATAACAAACTGGTCGGTTATATGCCCAAGGGCAAACTGCTCAAGGAGCTCGAACTCGCCCAGTAA
- a CDS encoding O-antigen ligase family protein: MQDVFNLDKSKKLIEIGAVLILFFAPFVNPLHYLGLLFGLLGWIIIVFNKSNRINYFLNIPLVKWFLVFNLISFAGIFYADYTSYAIRKWSRVFQATVTFLIFFEIVKDKKDFLKILNYFLIGAFIIGVHGILNYHFTNARRADALMGVNTRAIYFISLLFIPLFFYMVKDIGLKYKILYGLTSLNFFYNIIITKTRGAWIALFGGLLLFGVLYNKKILIIIILIFLISVPFMQEDYFDRARSIIELEDSRIDKWPLTLEMLEGKSLIFGVGPGNYYAYAQYEYDISGGMRRHTHNLFLQFAIELGLIGLIYISAFTINIFTMAIRACKSVKSIKNLGSAYLSSFLIILFSFYLHTLTHLSIHNRSTAAILMFLLAGFVSLYKDAIC, from the coding sequence GTGCAGGATGTATTTAATTTAGATAAAAGCAAGAAATTAATTGAAATTGGGGCTGTATTAATATTATTTTTTGCTCCTTTTGTTAATCCATTGCATTATTTAGGTTTATTATTTGGTTTGTTGGGTTGGATTATAATTGTATTCAATAAAAGCAATAGGATAAATTATTTTTTAAACATTCCTCTAGTTAAATGGTTTTTAGTTTTTAATTTAATTTCTTTTGCTGGAATATTTTATGCTGATTATACATCTTATGCTATTAGAAAATGGAGCAGAGTTTTTCAGGCTACTGTTACATTTTTGATTTTTTTTGAAATAGTCAAAGATAAAAAAGATTTTTTGAAAATCCTCAATTATTTTTTGATCGGTGCTTTTATAATAGGTGTTCATGGCATTTTGAATTATCATTTTACTAATGCTAGAAGAGCTGATGCTTTAATGGGAGTTAATACAAGAGCAATTTATTTTATTTCTTTATTGTTCATACCTTTGTTTTTTTATATGGTAAAAGATATAGGGTTAAAATATAAAATATTATATGGCTTAACCAGTTTAAACTTCTTTTATAATATAATTATAACAAAAACACGAGGAGCCTGGATTGCTTTATTTGGTGGATTGCTTTTATTTGGAGTTTTATATAACAAAAAGATATTAATTATAATTATTTTGATTTTCCTGATAAGCGTCCCTTTTATGCAGGAGGATTATTTTGATAGAGCTAGATCTATAATTGAATTAGAAGATTCAAGAATAGATAAGTGGCCTTTGACTTTAGAAATGTTAGAAGGAAAAAGCTTAATTTTTGGTGTTGGACCGGGTAATTATTATGCTTATGCTCAATATGAATATGACATTTCAGGAGGAATGAGAAGACATACCCATAATTTATTTCTTCAATTTGCTATAGAATTAGGATTGATAGGTTTAATTTACATTTCTGCTTTTACGATTAATATTTTTACTATGGCAATACGGGCTTGTAAAAGTGTTAAATCCATCAAAAATTTAGGCTCTGCATATTTATCCTCTTTTTTAATAATTTTGTTTTCATTTTATTTGCACACTCTAACACATTTATCCATACATAATAGGAGTACAGCGGCTATATTGATGTTTTTATTAGCGGGATTTGTTAGTTTATATAAAGACGCCATTTGTTAA
- a CDS encoding CTP synthase, whose translation MTDYIFVTGGVVSALGKGITAASLGRLLKSRGVKVTIQKFDPYINVDPGTMSPYQHGEVFVTNDGAETDLDLGHYERFIDTDLSQNNNVTTGMVYGNVISKERKGEYLGSTVQVIPHITDEIKSRVRRAGQEGNFDVVITEIGGTVGDIEGLPFLEAIRQMKGELGPDRVCYIHCTLVPYLDTAGELKTKPTQHSVKELRSIGIHPDAIVCRADRELTEEVKDKISLFGDIEREAVIEAVDVEYIYQLPLDMQDEGLDEIVIDKLNLETEDLDLESWRRLVKKMKNRTKKARIGLIGKYVELPDAYLSIIEALDHAGIPHDCEVEIEWIESDDLDSADLEDELAHLDGIIIPGGFGERGIEGKVSAIKYARQQEIPFFGLCLGMQCAVIEFARSRAGLERAGTTEVDSEAEEPVIDLMPEQKDIEKMGGTMRLGRYPCRLEPETLARNLYGQEVVYERHRHRYELNNRYRSDLEEKGMVMSGLSPDERLVEIIELPEHPWFIGVQFHPEFTSRPNDPHPLFEGFIDAALNHQESSDFSG comes from the coding sequence TTGACAGACTATATATTCGTAACCGGAGGGGTTGTTTCTGCCCTGGGCAAGGGTATAACGGCTGCCTCTCTCGGCAGACTTTTGAAGAGCAGAGGGGTTAAAGTCACCATTCAAAAATTTGACCCCTATATAAATGTTGATCCGGGGACTATGAGCCCCTATCAGCACGGAGAGGTATTTGTAACCAATGATGGGGCCGAAACCGATCTTGATCTGGGACATTACGAGCGTTTCATCGACACCGATTTGAGCCAGAATAACAATGTAACAACTGGAATGGTCTACGGTAATGTTATAAGCAAGGAGCGAAAAGGAGAATACCTGGGCTCGACCGTTCAGGTTATCCCTCATATCACCGATGAAATCAAAAGTCGGGTGCGACGGGCCGGACAGGAAGGCAATTTCGATGTTGTTATCACCGAAATAGGCGGAACTGTTGGAGATATAGAGGGCCTTCCTTTTCTTGAGGCCATCCGTCAGATGAAGGGTGAGCTGGGTCCTGACAGGGTCTGTTATATACACTGCACTCTGGTGCCCTATTTGGACACTGCCGGCGAACTCAAGACCAAACCAACCCAGCACAGCGTCAAAGAACTGCGCAGCATTGGAATTCATCCCGATGCCATAGTCTGCAGGGCGGATCGGGAGCTCACCGAGGAAGTTAAGGATAAAATTTCACTTTTCGGCGATATCGAGAGAGAAGCGGTTATCGAAGCGGTCGATGTGGAATATATTTATCAGCTTCCTCTCGATATGCAGGATGAAGGGCTTGACGAAATCGTTATAGATAAGCTCAATCTGGAGACTGAGGACCTCGATCTTGAATCCTGGCGCCGGCTGGTGAAAAAGATGAAAAATCGGACCAAAAAAGCCAGGATAGGATTGATAGGTAAATACGTTGAGCTTCCCGATGCTTATTTAAGCATCATCGAAGCTTTAGATCATGCCGGTATACCTCACGATTGCGAGGTGGAGATAGAATGGATTGAATCGGATGATCTGGATTCGGCAGATCTGGAGGATGAGCTTGCTCATCTGGATGGGATTATCATTCCCGGCGGTTTCGGCGAACGCGGCATAGAGGGCAAGGTGTCAGCGATAAAATATGCCCGACAGCAGGAGATTCCCTTCTTCGGGCTGTGTCTGGGAATGCAGTGTGCTGTGATAGAGTTTGCCCGCAGCAGGGCCGGTCTGGAGAGAGCAGGTACGACCGAGGTGGATTCAGAGGCCGAAGAACCGGTGATCGATCTGATGCCCGAACAAAAGGATATTGAGAAGATGGGAGGCACCATGCGGCTGGGGCGTTATCCCTGTCGGCTCGAGCCGGAAACTCTGGCCCGAAATCTTTACGGCCAGGAGGTAGTTTACGAACGGCATCGCCACCGTTACGAGTTAAATAATAGATATCGCAGCGATCTCGAAGAAAAAGGTATGGTTATGTCAGGCCTCTCCCCCGATGAACGCCTGGTGGAAATCATAGAACTGCCGGAACATCCCTGGTTTATCGGAGTTCAATTTCATCCCGAATTCACCTCCAGACCAAATGATCCTCATCCGCTTTTCGAGGGTTTTATAGATGCCGCTTTAAATCATCAGGAGAGCAGCGATTTCAGTGGCTAA
- a CDS encoding flavodoxin family protein, which yields MKNILIIYSQEGAAEKVARGIKEGAESQGHRAELLAASGEGDEISFHKYDLVVVGSPTKGLIKGRPAEDIPPTLDRCKHTVGQDAFAFITSSLIGSTRALKKLMEQLEKQGCVVKDFETLKKKSDGEKLGQERI from the coding sequence ATGAAAAATATTCTCATCATTTACTCGCAGGAGGGCGCTGCCGAAAAGGTGGCCCGTGGGATAAAAGAGGGAGCTGAATCTCAGGGGCACAGAGCAGAACTTCTGGCTGCTTCCGGAGAAGGAGACGAAATCAGCTTTCATAAATACGACCTGGTTGTTGTGGGCAGCCCTACCAAAGGCTTGATAAAAGGAAGGCCGGCCGAAGATATTCCTCCCACGCTCGATCGCTGCAAACATACCGTGGGTCAGGATGCTTTTGCCTTTATAACTTCCTCTTTGATTGGCAGCACCAGGGCATTAAAAAAACTTATGGAACAGCTCGAAAAGCAGGGTTGTGTGGTCAAAGATTTTGAAACTCTCAAGAAGAAATCTGACGGAGAAAAATTAGGACAGGAAAGAATTTAA
- a CDS encoding family 65 glycosyl hydrolase domain-containing protein, which yields MGSSFEERKDNKNDFEDYFQIDEWRIVEKGFSPDKNRFAESVMSLGNGHMGIRGNFEEHYSGDSLQGTYIAGVYYPDKTVVGWWKIGYPEYYAKVPNAADFIGIDVEIGGERLDLAQWHLEDFKRILNMQKGVLRREFTAASPEKDNRIEVSVERFLSLARREVAAISYSITPLEKPVDISFSPHIDGNIRNEDANYDEIFWEEVDRGVHSGGGQLTLRTKKSEFNVATAMRSELSGLQVEEGTGIEREPIERKKFIAENIQVSAERGQEINLTKYIGVTTDRDYKKERTAARAEDRVREAASCGYDGLLDEHVGEWQEIWRDNDIKIEGDKKAQQGIRFNIFHLNQTYTGHDPRLNIGPKGFTGERYGGATYWDTEAYCLPFYLNSKDDEIARNLLLYRYHHLDKARENADKLGLDGALYPMVTMNGEECHNEWEITFEEIHRNAAIVYAIYNYIRHTGDRQYLADYGFEVIAAVARFWSDRAHYNPRRDKYMIIGVTGPNEYENNVHNNWYTNRMAVWCLNYAFDVKNYLEKEHPERSEKLLSRLELTEEELERWRDITEKMYLPRWQEREIFEQQDGYRDKKLDKVSDLDAEDLPLNQNWSWDKILRSPYVKQADVLQGLYFLSDQYDRETKKKNFDFYEPRTVHESSLSPCIHAVIAAEIGYPHKAYELYLRTARLDLENVNRDTEDGLHITSMAGTWMAVVEGFAGKKAEGGELSISPMLPESWDSYQFHLNFQNSLLQVSISESGIDVELIGGDPLTLTIYEDQHRITRDSPAEVPLSGGEKRNG from the coding sequence ATGGGAAGTTCTTTCGAAGAGCGAAAAGATAATAAAAATGACTTTGAAGATTATTTCCAGATAGACGAATGGCGCATCGTGGAAAAGGGTTTTTCGCCGGATAAAAATCGTTTTGCCGAAAGCGTTATGAGTCTGGGCAACGGGCACATGGGTATCCGCGGCAATTTTGAAGAGCATTACAGCGGCGACAGTCTGCAGGGCACCTATATAGCCGGAGTTTATTATCCCGACAAAACCGTGGTGGGCTGGTGGAAAATTGGTTATCCCGAGTATTATGCCAAAGTTCCCAACGCGGCCGATTTTATCGGTATCGATGTTGAAATAGGAGGCGAGCGCCTGGATTTAGCACAGTGGCATCTGGAAGATTTTAAGCGAATTTTAAATATGCAGAAGGGGGTTTTGCGGCGCGAGTTTACGGCAGCTTCGCCGGAAAAAGACAATCGTATCGAAGTTTCAGTCGAGCGTTTTCTAAGCCTGGCCCGGCGCGAGGTTGCTGCTATTTCTTACAGCATCACCCCGCTGGAGAAGCCGGTTGATATCAGTTTTAGCCCTCATATTGATGGCAACATCAGGAACGAAGATGCCAATTATGATGAGATATTTTGGGAGGAAGTCGACCGCGGGGTCCATTCCGGCGGAGGTCAGCTGACTCTTCGCACTAAGAAATCAGAATTTAACGTCGCCACAGCCATGAGATCAGAGCTCAGCGGCCTTCAGGTTGAAGAGGGAACAGGGATTGAAAGAGAACCTATCGAACGCAAAAAATTCATAGCCGAGAACATCCAGGTCAGCGCTGAGCGCGGTCAGGAGATAAATCTTACCAAATACATCGGGGTAACCACGGACCGCGATTATAAAAAAGAAAGGACAGCGGCCAGAGCCGAAGATAGGGTCAGGGAGGCTGCTTCCTGCGGTTATGACGGGCTTTTGGACGAACACGTTGGAGAGTGGCAGGAGATCTGGCGGGATAACGATATCAAAATAGAGGGCGATAAGAAGGCCCAGCAGGGCATCCGCTTTAATATTTTTCACCTCAATCAGACCTATACAGGTCATGATCCCCGGCTGAATATCGGGCCCAAAGGATTTACCGGCGAAAGGTACGGGGGAGCCACCTACTGGGATACCGAAGCTTACTGCCTGCCTTTTTATCTCAACAGCAAGGACGACGAAATAGCCCGCAATTTGCTTTTGTACCGTTACCACCATCTCGATAAAGCCCGGGAAAATGCTGATAAGCTGGGACTCGATGGTGCTCTTTATCCCATGGTTACCATGAATGGCGAGGAATGTCACAATGAATGGGAGATCACCTTCGAAGAAATTCACCGCAATGCTGCCATAGTCTATGCCATCTATAATTATATTCGCCATACCGGCGATCGTCAGTATCTGGCTGATTATGGCTTTGAGGTTATAGCTGCTGTGGCTCGTTTTTGGTCCGATAGGGCTCATTATAATCCGCGCCGGGACAAATATATGATAATCGGTGTCACCGGTCCCAACGAGTATGAAAATAATGTTCACAATAACTGGTATACCAACCGGATGGCAGTCTGGTGTCTGAATTATGCCTTTGATGTCAAAAATTATCTCGAGAAGGAGCACCCAGAGCGCAGTGAAAAGCTTTTATCCCGGCTGGAGCTTACCGAAGAGGAATTAGAGCGCTGGCGCGATATAACGGAAAAAATGTATCTGCCCCGCTGGCAGGAGCGCGAAATTTTTGAGCAGCAGGATGGATACCGCGATAAAAAGCTGGATAAGGTCTCCGATCTCGATGCAGAAGACTTACCCCTAAATCAAAACTGGTCCTGGGATAAAATTCTCCGTTCTCCCTACGTCAAGCAGGCGGACGTGCTGCAGGGGCTTTATTTTCTCTCCGATCAATATGATCGGGAGACCAAAAAGAAAAACTTTGATTTTTATGAACCCCGCACCGTCCACGAATCATCGCTCTCCCCCTGTATTCATGCAGTGATTGCTGCCGAGATCGGTTATCCGCACAAGGCCTATGAGCTTTATCTGCGCACCGCCCGGCTGGATTTGGAAAATGTAAATCGCGATACCGAAGATGGCCTGCATATCACCAGCATGGCTGGAACCTGGATGGCTGTCGTTGAGGGGTTTGCCGGCAAAAAGGCCGAAGGAGGAGAGCTCAGCATAAGTCCCATGCTGCCCGAAAGCTGGGACAGCTATCAATTTCATCTAAACTTTCAAAATTCACTGCTGCAGGTTTCCATATCAGAATCCGGCATAGATGTTGAATTAATCGGAGGTGATCCGCTGACTCTGACGATTTACGAAGATCAGCACAGGATAACCCGGGATTCGCCGGCTGAAGTGCCGCTGAGCGGCGGTGAAAAACGAAATGGATGA
- a CDS encoding DUF368 domain-containing protein, producing the protein MKNEMDETEGMKPQDDPASSSGENPEENKNAGARPGWLRLFLEGLPFGVANTLPGMSGGTVALIFYIYEPLLLAIKNLDLLFLIPLGAGAGLGALLGATVIDRVFDLYPDLLMALLAGMILASLRVTWHEARRDFSGGRIKIINPLLAVLGIILALFLTGEGETEAAASLLMIFGASILGSVTMLLPGISGASLFVVLGVYRQIITAIAELQFLVLLVYGLGTVVGLLVFAWLLSWLIRRYRRQLMFLLSGLILGSVAGVIPTSPGFPELISFVIGFAAVFRLISWTRRRH; encoded by the coding sequence GTGAAAAACGAAATGGATGAGACGGAAGGAATGAAACCGCAGGATGACCCTGCGAGCAGTTCTGGCGAAAACCCGGAGGAGAATAAAAATGCCGGCGCTCGACCGGGCTGGCTCCGATTATTTTTAGAAGGGCTGCCCTTCGGTGTGGCCAACACCCTGCCCGGTATGAGCGGAGGGACTGTAGCTCTCATCTTTTATATCTACGAACCGCTGCTTCTGGCTATCAAAAATCTGGACCTGCTTTTTTTAATCCCTCTGGGAGCCGGAGCCGGACTGGGAGCGCTGCTGGGAGCTACCGTGATCGATCGCGTATTCGATCTATATCCCGATCTTTTGATGGCTCTTCTGGCCGGCATGATTTTAGCCTCTCTCAGGGTTACCTGGCATGAAGCCCGCCGGGATTTTTCCGGGGGGAGAATAAAAATAATTAATCCCCTGCTGGCAGTTCTGGGAATCATCCTGGCTCTGTTTTTAACAGGCGAAGGAGAAACTGAGGCTGCCGCTTCGCTCCTCATGATTTTTGGGGCCAGCATCCTGGGTTCGGTAACCATGCTGCTGCCGGGCATCAGCGGTGCCAGCCTGTTTGTGGTTCTGGGCGTATACCGACAGATAATCACCGCAATAGCCGAACTTCAGTTTCTGGTTTTACTGGTTTATGGACTGGGTACCGTCGTTGGACTGCTGGTTTTTGCCTGGCTTTTGAGCTGGCTTATCAGGCGTTATCGCCGCCAGCTTATGTTTTTGCTCAGCGGTTTGATTCTGGGCTCGGTGGCCGGTGTGATTCCGACCAGCCCCGGCTTTCCCGAGCTGATCAGTTTTGTCATCGGATTTGCTGCCGTATTTCGTCTGATATCCTGGACTCGTCGCCGCCATTAA
- the argS gene encoding arginine--tRNA ligase, with protein MSFNPVQEVEEELIAELRSARESFLDPDIANSDLPPVEVEVPREDDHGDYATNLALALGGRLNMNPRQVAEGLKEEFSSDLVEKTEIAGPGFINFWLDDRWLYEAADKILELGEDFGRTDFGSGRKVQVEFVSVNPTGPLHVGHSRGAVVGDTTASILSHAGYEVEREYLINDSGNQMELLGRSTFLRYQELFGQEIEMPKNSYRGEYLIEIAEELKEEYGRELLNKPEEEAFEICREFAYDRILKIIRRDLNDFGIEFDNWFSERSLHEEDRIEEVVDYLREQDYIYEEEGALWFASSQFGDDKDRVMIKSDGSPTYMAADIAYHQDKLERGFDKIINVWGADHHGYIDRMKASIEALGHERDKLEIIIVQIVNLLRGGERLPMSKREGEFVTMRELMDEIGLDAARYFFIMRSTNSHFDFDLDLAKKESKDNPVYYIQYSHARICSIIEKADDLCEELSAADWSLLDSEAGLELLRHLVYFPEEVKEAARGRAPHRLANYIYDLANAFHVFYNKCQVLGDDRSKSLIRLKLVEVTRTVLINALNLIGVSAPEQM; from the coding sequence ATGTCGTTTAACCCAGTCCAGGAAGTTGAAGAAGAATTGATCGCAGAGCTTCGCTCGGCCAGAGAAAGTTTTCTCGATCCCGATATCGCGAATTCCGACCTGCCACCGGTTGAAGTGGAAGTGCCCCGCGAGGACGATCACGGAGATTATGCCACAAACCTGGCCCTGGCACTGGGGGGAAGGCTGAATATGAATCCCCGCCAGGTGGCCGAAGGTTTAAAAGAGGAATTTTCCAGCGATTTGGTCGAAAAAACGGAGATTGCCGGGCCGGGATTTATCAATTTCTGGCTAGATGACCGCTGGCTTTATGAGGCTGCCGATAAAATTTTAGAGCTTGGAGAGGATTTCGGGCGCACCGACTTCGGCAGCGGCAGGAAAGTTCAGGTTGAATTTGTCAGTGTAAATCCCACCGGTCCTCTGCACGTAGGACACAGCCGGGGAGCTGTTGTCGGTGATACGACAGCTTCCATTCTCTCCCACGCAGGTTATGAAGTGGAGAGGGAGTATCTGATCAATGATTCCGGCAACCAGATGGAGCTTCTGGGCAGATCAACTTTTCTGCGTTATCAGGAGCTTTTCGGACAGGAGATAGAGATGCCAAAAAACAGCTATCGAGGCGAGTATCTGATCGAGATAGCAGAGGAGTTAAAGGAGGAATACGGACGTGAGCTGCTGAACAAACCGGAGGAAGAGGCTTTTGAAATATGCCGGGAATTTGCCTACGATCGAATTTTGAAGATCATCCGGCGGGATCTTAACGATTTTGGGATAGAATTTGATAACTGGTTCAGCGAAAGAAGTCTGCATGAGGAGGATCGTATAGAGGAGGTTGTTGATTATCTGCGCGAGCAGGATTATATTTATGAAGAAGAAGGAGCGTTATGGTTTGCCTCCTCTCAATTTGGCGATGATAAAGATAGGGTCATGATCAAATCAGATGGATCGCCCACCTATATGGCCGCAGATATCGCCTATCATCAGGATAAGCTGGAACGAGGATTTGACAAAATAATAAATGTCTGGGGAGCTGATCATCACGGGTATATAGATAGGATGAAAGCCTCTATCGAAGCTCTTGGCCATGAAAGGGATAAACTGGAAATCATCATAGTCCAGATAGTTAACCTGCTGCGCGGCGGTGAAAGGCTGCCTATGTCCAAACGCGAGGGTGAATTTGTCACCATGCGTGAGCTCATGGATGAAATAGGTCTGGATGCTGCTCGTTATTTTTTCATAATGCGCAGCACCAACAGCCATTTCGATTTTGATCTCGATCTGGCCAAAAAGGAATCCAAAGATAATCCGGTATACTATATTCAGTATTCGCATGCCCGTATCTGCAGCATAATCGAGAAAGCCGATGATCTCTGTGAGGAGCTGTCCGCAGCCGATTGGTCTCTTCTGGACAGCGAGGCCGGGCTGGAGCTTTTGCGCCATCTGGTATATTTTCCCGAGGAGGTAAAGGAAGCCGCCCGGGGACGTGCTCCCCACAGGCTGGCTAACTACATATATGATCTGGCAAACGCCTTCCACGTATTCTATAATAAATGTCAGGTGCTGGGCGATGACCGCTCTAAAAGTCTCATCCGGCTTAAACTGGTAGAAGTAACCAGGACGGTATTGATCAATGCACTTAATTTGATCGGCGTTTCCGCGCCGGAGCAGATGTAG
- a CDS encoding enoyl-CoA hydratase-related protein has product MNYQYISLEKDDCLSLITLNRPEVMNAYHKEMLLELQRALEEIRKEDEIRIIILTGMGSKSFSVGADLDWLEDLTPRRARELSRLGQSICSDIEQSSKIVLAAINGYALGGGLELALACDLRLASSRARFGQPEVKLGLVPGFDGTQRLPRMVGMGLAKELMFTGKIIDASEAYEVGLINRLVTPRDLLRSSRKLGRQIANHVPEAVGLIKSAINHGIREGHLSGSSYETEAFGTCFAREDYPENIRDSKGFIDENI; this is encoded by the coding sequence GTGAATTATCAGTATATAAGCCTGGAAAAGGACGACTGTCTTTCCCTTATTACTCTCAATCGCCCGGAAGTCATGAACGCCTATCACAAGGAGATGCTCCTGGAACTGCAGCGAGCACTGGAGGAGATTCGCAAGGAAGATGAAATTCGTATAATCATTCTTACCGGCATGGGATCGAAATCATTCAGCGTGGGAGCGGACCTGGACTGGCTTGAGGATCTTACGCCGAGAAGAGCGCGCGAGCTTTCAAGGCTGGGTCAATCTATATGCAGCGACATAGAACAGAGCAGCAAAATAGTCCTGGCCGCGATCAATGGTTATGCTCTGGGGGGAGGACTTGAACTGGCGCTGGCCTGTGATTTGAGATTAGCTTCCAGTCGGGCCAGATTCGGTCAGCCGGAGGTGAAACTGGGGCTTGTGCCGGGTTTTGATGGTACCCAGCGGCTGCCCCGCATGGTCGGTATGGGACTGGCCAAAGAGCTTATGTTCACCGGCAAAATAATTGATGCCAGCGAGGCTTATGAAGTGGGGCTTATAAACAGACTGGTCACTCCCAGAGATCTTCTTCGTTCCTCCCGCAAGCTGGGCAGACAGATAGCCAATCATGTTCCTGAAGCTGTAGGGCTTATAAAGTCGGCCATAAATCACGGCATTCGCGAGGGGCATCTCTCCGGCAGCAGTTACGAAACTGAAGCTTTCGGTACCTGCTTTGCCCGCGAGGACTATCCAGAAAATATCAGAGATTCCAAGGGCTTCATTGACGAAAATATTTAG
- a CDS encoding FAD-dependent oxidoreductase has protein sequence MKIVIVGGVAAGTSAAAKASREMEDAEIVILEKDQDISYAGCGLPYYISGVIPERDQLIANYPEEFSEKYGVEVKTGHEVTSLNLDDHRVEYKNLSDNTAGSEDFDRLILATGASPIIPPIPGIDLDNIFTLRRVNDADRIKKTVQSSRPERVTIVGAGLIGLEMAESFAELDMEVTLVEQQEHVLPLIPDELSEKLEDHLRDQEVELVLNDGVSHFSGGEKVREVVTESGRKLATDLVLNSIGISPDTELAAEAGIELGVSDAIRVNTAMETNRENVYACGDCAETVNLVTGKKAWVPLGSTANKQGRTAGTNAAGGEAEHYGVLKTGITKVFDFTVAATGIQVEEAAKAGYDPVPITVKVPNHAGYYPGFEPFSLRGVFDRTSGRLLGAAAVGRDGVDKRIDVLASAIYAGQTADDLFQMDLGYAPPYSTPKDPVAVLGMVAKKKVE, from the coding sequence TTGAAGATAGTAATCGTAGGAGGGGTGGCTGCTGGAACCAGTGCGGCCGCCAAAGCATCCAGAGAGATGGAGGATGCCGAGATAGTGATACTGGAAAAAGATCAGGATATTTCCTATGCCGGCTGTGGTTTGCCCTATTATATCTCAGGTGTAATTCCCGAGCGCGATCAGCTGATCGCAAATTATCCGGAAGAGTTTTCGGAAAAATACGGTGTAGAGGTAAAAACCGGTCACGAAGTTACCTCTCTTAATCTGGACGATCACCGCGTTGAATACAAAAATCTCAGCGATAATACTGCCGGAAGTGAGGATTTTGACAGGCTGATTTTAGCCACCGGTGCTTCTCCGATAATTCCTCCCATTCCCGGTATAGATCTGGACAATATCTTTACTCTGCGGCGGGTAAACGATGCCGACAGAATCAAAAAGACCGTCCAGTCTTCCCGGCCGGAGCGAGTGACAATTGTGGGAGCAGGGCTGATCGGACTGGAGATGGCCGAATCGTTTGCAGAGCTGGATATGGAAGTAACCCTGGTTGAACAGCAGGAACATGTGCTGCCTCTGATTCCTGATGAACTCTCTGAAAAGCTCGAAGATCATCTGCGCGACCAGGAAGTTGAGCTGGTGTTGAATGATGGCGTCAGCCATTTTTCCGGCGGAGAGAAAGTGAGAGAGGTGGTTACTGAAAGCGGTCGGAAGCTGGCAACCGATCTGGTTTTGAATTCTATCGGCATCAGTCCGGACACGGAGCTGGCTGCTGAGGCTGGCATCGAACTGGGAGTTAGCGATGCTATTCGGGTAAATACCGCAATGGAGACAAACCGCGAAAATGTTTATGCCTGTGGAGATTGTGCGGAGACTGTCAATCTGGTGACCGGAAAAAAAGCCTGGGTGCCCCTGGGTTCAACCGCAAATAAGCAGGGCAGAACCGCAGGAACAAATGCTGCCGGAGGAGAAGCCGAGCATTACGGTGTCCTCAAAACCGGCATCACCAAGGTGTTTGACTTTACGGTGGCCGCAACCGGCATTCAGGTTGAGGAGGCGGCAAAAGCCGGATATGATCCCGTCCCGATTACGGTGAAGGTGCCCAATCATGCCGGCTATTATCCCGGTTTTGAACCTTTTTCTCTGCGTGGAGTTTTTGACCGCACTTCCGGCAGGCTGCTGGGGGCTGCCGCCGTGGGCAGAGATGGGGTTGATAAAAGAATCGATGTGCTGGCCAGCGCTATCTATGCCGGACAGACAGCTGACGACCTTTTCCAGATGGATCTCGGCTATGCTCCTCCCTATTCTACACCCAAAGATCCGGTGGCTGTGCTGGGAATGGTAGCAAAAAAGAAAGTGGAATAA